One segment of Nyctibius grandis isolate bNycGra1 chromosome 11, bNycGra1.pri, whole genome shotgun sequence DNA contains the following:
- the TIPIN gene encoding TIMELESS-interacting protein isoform X2 produces MIDPLENNLFDLPDYENTEDETFPPLPPPASPGRDDVEWAQANGEPDGNQQSQPKDSAVAPRKAVKRPMPKLDAQRLISERGLPALRHMFDNVKFKGKGHEAEDLKILIRHMEHWAHRLFPKLQFEDFIDRVESLGNKKEVQTCLKRIRLDLPILHEDFASNEDGGGESNGLDTATEDGRCGSGNAEELSSVPGTTLTEEQQQRIEKNRQVALERRQAKMQCNSQSQRNELSACYVEEEFNTPVAQDSADLIEDTQATATKVAVTEAEAGDTELECASEKQEPFPIL; encoded by the exons ATGATAGATCCTTTAGAGAACAACTTGTTTGATCTTCCTGATTATGAGAACACAGAAGATGAAACGTTCCCACCTCTTccacctcctgcctctccaGGAAGAGATGATGTTGAATGGGCTCAAGCTAATGGAG aaCCAGATGGAAACCAGCAGTCACAACCAAAGGATTCTGCTGTAGCTCCACGGAAAGCAGTTAAAAGACCAATGCCTAAACTAGATGCCCAGAG GTTAATTTCAGAAAGAGGACTTCCAGCCCTGAGGCACATGTTTGACAACGTAAAGTTCAAGGGTAAGGGGCATGAG GCAGAGGACCTGAAGATACTTATACGACATATGGAACACTGGGCTCACAGACTGTTTCCAAAATTGCAGTTTGAGGATTTTATTGACAGAGTAGAGTCTTtgggaaacaaaaaggaagttCAG ACCTGCCTAAAGCGGATTAGACTTGATCTTCCTATTTTACATGAAGACTTTGCAAGTAATGAAG ATGGTGGAGGGGAGAGCAACGGACTGGATACGGCCACTGAAGATGGACGTTGTGGCTCTGGAAATGCAGAAGAACTCAGTTCTGTGCCTGGTACAACTCTCACAGAAGAGCAACAGCAGCGAATCGAGAAGAACAGGCAGGTGGCCTTGGAACGTAGGCAAGCGAAGATGCAGTGTAACAGCCAGTCGCAACGCAACG agCTCTCCGCTTGTTACGTGGAAGAGGAGTTTAATACCCCAGTTGCTCAGGATTCCGCTGACCTTATTGAAGACACTCAAGCTACTGCAACCAAGGTTGCTGTTACAGAAGCTGAAGCTGGAGATACAGAATTGGAATGTGCCAGTGAAAAGCAGGAACCATTCCCCATCCTTTGA
- the TIPIN gene encoding TIMELESS-interacting protein isoform X1, translating into MIDPLENNLFDLPDYENTEDETFPPLPPPASPGRDDVEWAQANGEPDGNQQSQPKDSAVAPRKAVKRPMPKLDAQRLISERGLPALRHMFDNVKFKGKGHEAEDLKILIRHMEHWAHRLFPKLQFEDFIDRVESLGNKKEVQTCLKRIRLDLPILHEDFASNEDGGGESNGLDTATEDGRCGSGNAEELSSVPGTTLTEEQQQRIEKNRQVALERRQAKMQCNSQSQRNAELSACYVEEEFNTPVAQDSADLIEDTQATATKVAVTEAEAGDTELECASEKQEPFPIL; encoded by the exons ATGATAGATCCTTTAGAGAACAACTTGTTTGATCTTCCTGATTATGAGAACACAGAAGATGAAACGTTCCCACCTCTTccacctcctgcctctccaGGAAGAGATGATGTTGAATGGGCTCAAGCTAATGGAG aaCCAGATGGAAACCAGCAGTCACAACCAAAGGATTCTGCTGTAGCTCCACGGAAAGCAGTTAAAAGACCAATGCCTAAACTAGATGCCCAGAG GTTAATTTCAGAAAGAGGACTTCCAGCCCTGAGGCACATGTTTGACAACGTAAAGTTCAAGGGTAAGGGGCATGAG GCAGAGGACCTGAAGATACTTATACGACATATGGAACACTGGGCTCACAGACTGTTTCCAAAATTGCAGTTTGAGGATTTTATTGACAGAGTAGAGTCTTtgggaaacaaaaaggaagttCAG ACCTGCCTAAAGCGGATTAGACTTGATCTTCCTATTTTACATGAAGACTTTGCAAGTAATGAAG ATGGTGGAGGGGAGAGCAACGGACTGGATACGGCCACTGAAGATGGACGTTGTGGCTCTGGAAATGCAGAAGAACTCAGTTCTGTGCCTGGTACAACTCTCACAGAAGAGCAACAGCAGCGAATCGAGAAGAACAGGCAGGTGGCCTTGGAACGTAGGCAAGCGAAGATGCAGTGTAACAGCCAGTCGCAACGCAACG cagagCTCTCCGCTTGTTACGTGGAAGAGGAGTTTAATACCCCAGTTGCTCAGGATTCCGCTGACCTTATTGAAGACACTCAAGCTACTGCAACCAAGGTTGCTGTTACAGAAGCTGAAGCTGGAGATACAGAATTGGAATGTGCCAGTGAAAAGCAGGAACCATTCCCCATCCTTTGA